From a region of the Oncorhynchus keta strain PuntledgeMale-10-30-2019 chromosome 13, Oket_V2, whole genome shotgun sequence genome:
- the LOC118392776 gene encoding UPF0606 protein KIAA1549-like isoform X1, with the protein MESIILMSTGSRMCHGASQGLRTYCAHLLVASLLVSMTMSSSPVAGGVDSNGTTAARSSSSPSSRWPGASPPKDTGHPGNTDTASVDDEAQGIHLLMRPPDLLSPSQPPPLSPHSQPTLTPPPPWEHAPSLEEAWGSGDYLETLSFMDPEGEELALATTLPSHTYDPDDGASYDTSFPSRPTLPLSSSLLRPFTSLTSPLQEGFPFTHPAEPEGYPPWDEEDYDLGDMFPLEPTELLLPDMNSMEYYTNLLARERDEEREREREREREREREREREREQEREREMERKREREREREQEREKEREKEQEQEREREKEQEQEREREREQEQEREREKEQEQEREREREQEREKEREKEQEQEREREKEQEQEREREKERERERERERGRDKDWERDRDGEIVIPPPKTTPKLGIAPTATTKTHTHTHTHAPSPSPSTGPPPARDHKHTLVPSAGPTPPLTPSPTPWGGQGTLPPGVRPTSRVPPQPPVLRPRVPPATPGRHPPLPPSNTTSLARPPMLRPPGRDPIKPPPPVTYVPGNRPTTTTKATTVTTTTTGTLATVTWTPPVQAPPGRQYLCNVTKPDMYLVRVVLPKSASTVGFGQVRDILKREFNCSVELQFLRTPSSFAFRAVAGPLIFTAMSVINALRQSTPGSSSLPTVSPLYSIPDHKYQIHSVLQFVPSHVDVRVCNFSERVERGLLMAYTETRRRANEFGNVTVQLLNITMGQAKPQGDQKVPVDITFALRDGRGYLLGSEVSGHLRHLSTVEFSFYLGFPALQIAEPFHYSELNVSHHLRSSWVRTVLLGVQEQTVTERSFKARLERRLALLLEEGLGEGLGDGSQRRRWKRSTAVGNNSLQVVRVSRLAGSGRSLEVVYFVEGPGGERVPADATAATLNRLELQRAAIVLGHRVQRPLAQPVETLTVPPSETPSSSVWLIVGVVVPVLLAIFIIIILYWKLCGSEKLEFQPDAINTIQQRQKLQAPSVKGFDFAKLHLGQHSKDDIMVIQEPGALPMPIKEATPSEGGDVNTPKSKGSSTKAARANRRRGRLSPSDGDSLGSDQSSGRESAEETTRHVATPHEGKQHRNKTPKNGRNKMIPPTGSGPDELLSSSSIFDHVDRLSRGSSDGRGRQANKVQLIAMQPRPSPPQCSHSPTLTERVSAEVALRHKSEIEHHRNKLRQRAKRRGQCEFPSMDDILDAFGQAQEEAGQGGCPQRLYSSAHDHMDSILHTDPPSPPTPGESRKRGRRSPRGRRRQQGNGSLPDTDRLTDRDRLLTDHSATYRKYPGLNNVAYTSDPDLPPDHGSPSPNDEVFDHAPPPPPYVPPQPSIEEARQQMHSLLDDAFALVSPSSQGSVSVGVTQVSPALPSPSPSPQTRPSRQWGSYPAAPTHSPFSARYAELGMSPSSVQGLLQRQGMGSGAYVTAEEQLQESVYANRGQYEEPPSSSRPRPVGGSTGAQLHHLTQVGLSSRISAYPGVGRSVSGPTGSSWNQQPLDQDLSRPGASRESVLSFPEFSSPAVFQMPSSSLGDHSVPPMLLAPPTPEFPLDESSPSAQSSASLIKAIREELRRLAQKQVAVASTYS; encoded by the exons GCGGTGTAGACTCAAACGGAACGACAGCAGCACGGTCATCATCGTCACCCTCTTCCAGATGGCCAGGTGCCAGCCCACCCAAAGACACTGGTCACCCTGGTAACACTGACACTGCCTCAGTGGATGATGAAGCTCAGGGCATACACCTCCTCATGAGACCCCCGGACCTGCTGTCCCCCAGTCAgccccctcctctttccccccacAGCCAGCccaccctcacccctcctccgCCCTGGGAGCACGCCCCCTCCCTAGAGGAGGCCTGGGGCTCCGGAGACTACCTGGAGACGCTCTCCTTCATGGACCCAGAGGGGGAGGAACTGGCCCTGGCCACAACCTTACCCAGCCACACCTATGACCCTGACGACGGGGCCTCCTACGACACCTCCTTCCCCTCTCGCCCAACACTCCCCCTGTCTTCCAGCCTCCTCCGACCCTTTACGTCCCTCACCTCCCCCCTCCAGGAGGGCTTCCCCTTCACCCACCCTGCTGAACCTGAGGGATACCCTCCCTGGGATGAAGAAGACTACGACCTGGGGGACATGTTTCCTCTGGAGCCCACGGAGCTGCTGCTGCCGGATATGAACAGTATGGAGTACTACACCAATCtgctggccagagagagagatgaggagagggaacgggagagagagagggaaagggagcgagagcgtgagagagagagggaaagggagcaagagcgagagagggaaatggagcgaaaacgggagagagagagggaaagggagcaagaacgagagaaagagagggaaaaggagcaagaacaggagagggagagggaaaaggagcaagaacaggagagagagagggaaagggagcaagaacaggagagagagagggaaaaggagcaagaacaggagagagagagggaaagggagcaagaacgagagaaagagagggaaaaggagcaagaacaggagagagagagggaaaaggaacaagaacaggagagagagagggaaaaggagcgagaacgggagagagagagggaaagggggagggataAAGAttgggaaagagacagagatggagaaattGTCATCCCACCCCCAAAGACCACTCCCAAACTCGGCATCGCACCCACCGCTaccacaaaaacacacacccacacacacactcatgcccCGTCCCCCTCCCCTAGCACAGGGCCCCCTCCTGCCCGGGATCACAAGCACACCCTTGTCCCCTCAGCGGGTCCCACCCCTCCCCTGACCCCCTCACCCACTCCCTGGGGTGGTCAGGGTACCCTCCCCCCTGGAGTTAGACCCACCTCCAGAGTACCCCCTCAGCCTCCTGTTCTGCGGCCCAGAGTCCCCCCAGCTACTCCTGGCAGACACCCTCCACTGCCCCCCTCGAACACCACCAGCCTGGCTCGCCCCCCCATGCTGCGACCTCCAGGGAGGGACCCCATAAAACCACCACCACCTGTGACCTATGTCCCCGGCAACCGACCGACGACCACTACCAAGGCAACCACTGTTACCACGACAACCACTGGCACCCTGGCGACCGTCACCTGGACTCCCCCAGTCCAGGCCCCTCCAGGACGCCAGTACCTGTGTAATGTCACCAAGCCTGACATGTACCTGGTCAGAGTGG TCCTGCCTAAGTCTGCCTCCACTGTGGGCTTTGGCCAGGTCAGGGACATCTTGAAGAGGGAGTTCAACTGCTCAGTGGAGCTACAG TTCCTGAGAACTCCGTCTAGCTTTGCGTTCCGTGCTGTGGCGGGACCTCTGATCTTCACCGCCATGTCTGTCATCAACGCTCTGCGCCAGtcaacaccaggctcctcctCTTTACCCACGGTCTCACCCCTCTACAGCATACCTGATCACAAGTACCAGATACACTCTG tgCTGCAGTTCGTGCCCAGTCACGtggatgtgcgtgtgtgtaactTCAGTGAGCGAGTAGAGAGAGGATTGCTGATGGCCTACACAGAGACACGTCGACGCGCCAATGAATTTGGCAATGTTACTGTACAG CTTCTGAACATCACCATGGGTCAGGCCAAGCCACAGGGTGACCAGAAGGTTCCTGTGGACATCACGTTTGCGTTGCGTGATGGACGGGGCTACCTGTTAGGGTCAGAGGTCAGCGGTCACCTGAGACACCTAAGCACGGTGGAGTTCAGCTTCTACCTGGGCTTCCCCGCGCTGCAGATCGCTGAAC CCTTCCACTACTCCGAGCTGAACGTTTCTCACCATCTACGCTCCTCCTGGGTCCGCACAG tgttACTGGGTGTCCAGGAGCAGACGGTGACTGAGCGGAGCTTCAAGGCTCGTCTGGAGCGCCGTCTGGCCCTGCTGCTggaggaggggctgggggaggggCTGGGGGACGGGAGTCAACGGCGCCGCTGGAAGAGATCCACGGCCGTGGGTAACAACAGCTTACAG GTGGTGCGTGTGTCGAGACTGGCAGGTTCAGGGCGTTCTCTGGAAGTGGTGTATTTTGTGGAGGGACCAGGGGGCGAGAGAGTTCCTGCTGATGCCACCGCTGCCACCCTCAACCGCCTGGAACTGCAACGGGCTGCCATCGTACTGGGGCACCGCGTCCAGAGACCCCTTGCCCAGC CTGTGGAGACGCTGACAGTGCCCCCATCTGAGACTCCGAGCAGCAGTGTTTGGCTGATTGTGGGGGTGGTGGTGCCTGTCCTGCTGGctatcttcatcatcatcatcctctacTGGAAACTGTGCGGCTCGGAGAAGCTGGAGTTCCAGCCTGATGCCATCAACACCATCCAGCAGAGACAGAAG ctgCAGGCTCCCAGTGTGAAAGGGTTTGACTTCGCCAAGCTCCACCTGGGGCAGCACAGTAAGGATGACATCATGGTGATCCAGGAGCCTGGTGCCCTCCCTATGCCCATCAAAGAGGCCACCCCCTCTGAGGGAGGGGATGTCAACACTCCCAAATCCAAGGGCTCCTCCACCAAGGCTGCCCGCGCTAACCGCCGTAGGGGGAG ACTGTCCCCGTCAGATGGTGACTCGTTAGGTAGCGACCAGTCGAGTGGCAGAGAGTCTGCAGAGGAGACCACCAGACATGTGGCCACGCCCCACGAGGGGAAACAGCACCGAAACAAAACACCCAAGAATG GGAGGAATAAGATGA tcccTCCCACAGGCAGTGGTCCAGATGAGctgctctcctcttcctccatcttcgACCACGTGGACCGTCTGTCCCGAGGCTCTTCTGACGGCAGGGGTCGCCAGGCCAACAAGGTCCAGTTGATTGCCATGCAGCCCCGGCCCAGCCCACCACAATGCTCACACAGTCCCACCCTCACAGAGAGGGTCAGCGCAGAG gtGGCTCTGAGACATAAGTCAGAGATCGAGCACCACAGGAACAAGCTGCGTCAGCGGGCTAAGAGGCGGGGCCAGTGTGAGTTCCCCTCTATGGATGACATCCTGGATGCCTTCGGGCAGGCGCAGGAGGAGGCGGGGCAGGGAGGGTGTCCCCAGCGCCTCTACAGCTCAGCCCATGACCACATGGACAGCATCCTGCACACCGACCCTCCCTCGCCCCCCACCCCAGGGGAATCCAGGAAGAG GGGGAGGCGCTCTCCTCGGGGCCGGCGGAGGCAGCAGGGGAACGGCAGTCtgccagacacagacagactgacggACAGAGACCGCCTGCTCACAGACCACAGCGCCACCTACAGGAAATACCCTGGACTCAACAATGTGGCCTACACG tcgGACCCGGATCTACCTCCAGACCACGGCAGCCCCTCCCCTAATGATGAGGTGTTTGACCACGCCCCTCCCCCGCCGCCCTACGTGCCCCCCCAGCCATCCATCGAGGAGGCGCGGCAACAGATGCACTCCCTATTGGACGATGCCTTCGCCCTGGTGTCACCCTCCTCCCAGGGCAGCGTCAGTGTCGGGGTCACGCAGGTCAGCCCCGCCCTGCcgagcccctctccctccccacagACACGCCCATCACGCCAGTGGGGCTCTTACCCCGCAGCCCCCACACACAGCCCCTTCTCTGCG AGGTATGCAGAGTTGGGGATGTCTCCCTCGTCAGTACAAGGCCTGTTGCAGAG gcagGGCATGGGTTCGGGGGCCTATGTTACTGCAGAGGAGCAGCTGCAAGAGTCTGTCTATGCCAACAGGGGGCAGTATGAagagcctccctcctcctccagacCTCGGCCTGTTGGGGGGAGCACAG GTGCTCAGCTGCATCACCTGACTCAGGTGGGGTTGTCGAGCCGGATCAGTGCGTACCCTGGGGTGGGCCGCAGTGTCTCTGGGCCAACAGGCTCCAGCTGGAACCAGCAGCCTTTAGACCAGGACCTCTCCAGACCTGGAGCCAGCAGAGAGAGT gtgctGTCGTTCCCTGAGTTCTCCTCCCCCGCTGTGTTTCAGATGCCCAGCTCCTCTCTGGGAGACCATTCTGTCCCCCCGATGCTCCTGGCCCCTCCCACTCCAGAGTTCCCCCTAGACGAGTCCTCCCCCTCAGCCCAAAGCTCCGCCTCCCTCATCAAGGCCATCAGGGAGGAGCTACGACGACTCGCCCAGAAACAGGTTGCGGTGGCCAGCACCTACTCCTAG
- the LOC118392776 gene encoding UPF0606 protein KIAA1549-like isoform X4 encodes MESIILMSTGSRMCHGASQGLRTYCAHLLVASLLVSMTMSSSPVAGGVDSNGTTAARSSSSPSSRWPGASPPKDTGHPGNTDTASVDDEAQGIHLLMRPPDLLSPSQPPPLSPHSQPTLTPPPPWEHAPSLEEAWGSGDYLETLSFMDPEGEELALATTLPSHTYDPDDGASYDTSFPSRPTLPLSSSLLRPFTSLTSPLQEGFPFTHPAEPEGYPPWDEEDYDLGDMFPLEPTELLLPDMNSMEYYTNLLARERDEEREREREREREREREREREREQEREREMERKREREREREQEREKEREKEQEQEREREKEQEQEREREREQEQEREREKEQEQEREREREQEREKEREKEQEQEREREKEQEQEREREKERERERERERGRDKDWERDRDGEIVIPPPKTTPKLGIAPTATTKTHTHTHTHAPSPSPSTGPPPARDHKHTLVPSAGPTPPLTPSPTPWGGQGTLPPGVRPTSRVPPQPPVLRPRVPPATPGRHPPLPPSNTTSLARPPMLRPPGRDPIKPPPPVTYVPGNRPTTTTKATTVTTTTTGTLATVTWTPPVQAPPGRQYLCNVTKPDMYLVRVVLPKSASTVGFGQVRDILKREFNCSVELQFLRTPSSFAFRAVAGPLIFTAMSVINALRQSTPGSSSLPTVSPLYSIPDHKYQIHSVLQFVPSHVDVRVCNFSERVERGLLMAYTETRRRANEFGNVTVQLLNITMGQAKPQGDQKVPVDITFALRDGRGYLLGSEVSGHLRHLSTVEFSFYLGFPALQIAEPFHYSELNVSHHLRSSWVRTVLLGVQEQTVTERSFKARLERRLALLLEEGLGEGLGDGSQRRRWKRSTAVGNNSLQVVRVSRLAGSGRSLEVVYFVEGPGGERVPADATAATLNRLELQRAAIVLGHRVQRPLAQPVETLTVPPSETPSSSVWLIVGVVVPVLLAIFIIIILYWKLCGSEKLEFQPDAINTIQQRQKLQAPSVKGFDFAKLHLGQHSKDDIMVIQEPGALPMPIKEATPSEGGDVNTPKSKGSSTKAARANRRRGRLSPSDGDSLGSDQSSGRESAEETTRHVATPHEGKQHRNKTPKNGRNKMIPPTGSGPDELLSSSSIFDHVDRLSRGSSDGRGRQANKVQLIAMQPRPSPPQCSHSPTLTERVSAEVALRHKSEIEHHRNKLRQRAKRRGQCEFPSMDDILDAFGQAQEEAGQGGCPQRLYSSAHDHMDSILHTDPPSPPTPGESRKRGRRSPRGRRRQQGNGSLPDTDRLTDRDRLLTDHSATYRKYPGLNNVAYTSDPDLPPDHGSPSPNDEVFDHAPPPPPYVPPQPSIEEARQQMHSLLDDAFALVSPSSQGSVSVGVTQRYAELGMSPSSVQGLLQRQGMGSGAYVTAEEQLQESVYANRGQYEEPPSSSRPRPVGGSTGAQLHHLTQVGLSSRISAYPGVGRSVSGPTGSSWNQQPLDQDLSRPGASRESVLSFPEFSSPAVFQMPSSSLGDHSVPPMLLAPPTPEFPLDESSPSAQSSASLIKAIREELRRLAQKQVAVASTYS; translated from the exons GCGGTGTAGACTCAAACGGAACGACAGCAGCACGGTCATCATCGTCACCCTCTTCCAGATGGCCAGGTGCCAGCCCACCCAAAGACACTGGTCACCCTGGTAACACTGACACTGCCTCAGTGGATGATGAAGCTCAGGGCATACACCTCCTCATGAGACCCCCGGACCTGCTGTCCCCCAGTCAgccccctcctctttccccccacAGCCAGCccaccctcacccctcctccgCCCTGGGAGCACGCCCCCTCCCTAGAGGAGGCCTGGGGCTCCGGAGACTACCTGGAGACGCTCTCCTTCATGGACCCAGAGGGGGAGGAACTGGCCCTGGCCACAACCTTACCCAGCCACACCTATGACCCTGACGACGGGGCCTCCTACGACACCTCCTTCCCCTCTCGCCCAACACTCCCCCTGTCTTCCAGCCTCCTCCGACCCTTTACGTCCCTCACCTCCCCCCTCCAGGAGGGCTTCCCCTTCACCCACCCTGCTGAACCTGAGGGATACCCTCCCTGGGATGAAGAAGACTACGACCTGGGGGACATGTTTCCTCTGGAGCCCACGGAGCTGCTGCTGCCGGATATGAACAGTATGGAGTACTACACCAATCtgctggccagagagagagatgaggagagggaacgggagagagagagggaaagggagcgagagcgtgagagagagagggaaagggagcaagagcgagagagggaaatggagcgaaaacgggagagagagagggaaagggagcaagaacgagagaaagagagggaaaaggagcaagaacaggagagggagagggaaaaggagcaagaacaggagagagagagggaaagggagcaagaacaggagagagagagggaaaaggagcaagaacaggagagagagagggaaagggagcaagaacgagagaaagagagggaaaaggagcaagaacaggagagagagagggaaaaggaacaagaacaggagagagagagggaaaaggagcgagaacgggagagagagagggaaagggggagggataAAGAttgggaaagagacagagatggagaaattGTCATCCCACCCCCAAAGACCACTCCCAAACTCGGCATCGCACCCACCGCTaccacaaaaacacacacccacacacacactcatgcccCGTCCCCCTCCCCTAGCACAGGGCCCCCTCCTGCCCGGGATCACAAGCACACCCTTGTCCCCTCAGCGGGTCCCACCCCTCCCCTGACCCCCTCACCCACTCCCTGGGGTGGTCAGGGTACCCTCCCCCCTGGAGTTAGACCCACCTCCAGAGTACCCCCTCAGCCTCCTGTTCTGCGGCCCAGAGTCCCCCCAGCTACTCCTGGCAGACACCCTCCACTGCCCCCCTCGAACACCACCAGCCTGGCTCGCCCCCCCATGCTGCGACCTCCAGGGAGGGACCCCATAAAACCACCACCACCTGTGACCTATGTCCCCGGCAACCGACCGACGACCACTACCAAGGCAACCACTGTTACCACGACAACCACTGGCACCCTGGCGACCGTCACCTGGACTCCCCCAGTCCAGGCCCCTCCAGGACGCCAGTACCTGTGTAATGTCACCAAGCCTGACATGTACCTGGTCAGAGTGG TCCTGCCTAAGTCTGCCTCCACTGTGGGCTTTGGCCAGGTCAGGGACATCTTGAAGAGGGAGTTCAACTGCTCAGTGGAGCTACAG TTCCTGAGAACTCCGTCTAGCTTTGCGTTCCGTGCTGTGGCGGGACCTCTGATCTTCACCGCCATGTCTGTCATCAACGCTCTGCGCCAGtcaacaccaggctcctcctCTTTACCCACGGTCTCACCCCTCTACAGCATACCTGATCACAAGTACCAGATACACTCTG tgCTGCAGTTCGTGCCCAGTCACGtggatgtgcgtgtgtgtaactTCAGTGAGCGAGTAGAGAGAGGATTGCTGATGGCCTACACAGAGACACGTCGACGCGCCAATGAATTTGGCAATGTTACTGTACAG CTTCTGAACATCACCATGGGTCAGGCCAAGCCACAGGGTGACCAGAAGGTTCCTGTGGACATCACGTTTGCGTTGCGTGATGGACGGGGCTACCTGTTAGGGTCAGAGGTCAGCGGTCACCTGAGACACCTAAGCACGGTGGAGTTCAGCTTCTACCTGGGCTTCCCCGCGCTGCAGATCGCTGAAC CCTTCCACTACTCCGAGCTGAACGTTTCTCACCATCTACGCTCCTCCTGGGTCCGCACAG tgttACTGGGTGTCCAGGAGCAGACGGTGACTGAGCGGAGCTTCAAGGCTCGTCTGGAGCGCCGTCTGGCCCTGCTGCTggaggaggggctgggggaggggCTGGGGGACGGGAGTCAACGGCGCCGCTGGAAGAGATCCACGGCCGTGGGTAACAACAGCTTACAG GTGGTGCGTGTGTCGAGACTGGCAGGTTCAGGGCGTTCTCTGGAAGTGGTGTATTTTGTGGAGGGACCAGGGGGCGAGAGAGTTCCTGCTGATGCCACCGCTGCCACCCTCAACCGCCTGGAACTGCAACGGGCTGCCATCGTACTGGGGCACCGCGTCCAGAGACCCCTTGCCCAGC CTGTGGAGACGCTGACAGTGCCCCCATCTGAGACTCCGAGCAGCAGTGTTTGGCTGATTGTGGGGGTGGTGGTGCCTGTCCTGCTGGctatcttcatcatcatcatcctctacTGGAAACTGTGCGGCTCGGAGAAGCTGGAGTTCCAGCCTGATGCCATCAACACCATCCAGCAGAGACAGAAG ctgCAGGCTCCCAGTGTGAAAGGGTTTGACTTCGCCAAGCTCCACCTGGGGCAGCACAGTAAGGATGACATCATGGTGATCCAGGAGCCTGGTGCCCTCCCTATGCCCATCAAAGAGGCCACCCCCTCTGAGGGAGGGGATGTCAACACTCCCAAATCCAAGGGCTCCTCCACCAAGGCTGCCCGCGCTAACCGCCGTAGGGGGAG ACTGTCCCCGTCAGATGGTGACTCGTTAGGTAGCGACCAGTCGAGTGGCAGAGAGTCTGCAGAGGAGACCACCAGACATGTGGCCACGCCCCACGAGGGGAAACAGCACCGAAACAAAACACCCAAGAATG GGAGGAATAAGATGA tcccTCCCACAGGCAGTGGTCCAGATGAGctgctctcctcttcctccatcttcgACCACGTGGACCGTCTGTCCCGAGGCTCTTCTGACGGCAGGGGTCGCCAGGCCAACAAGGTCCAGTTGATTGCCATGCAGCCCCGGCCCAGCCCACCACAATGCTCACACAGTCCCACCCTCACAGAGAGGGTCAGCGCAGAG gtGGCTCTGAGACATAAGTCAGAGATCGAGCACCACAGGAACAAGCTGCGTCAGCGGGCTAAGAGGCGGGGCCAGTGTGAGTTCCCCTCTATGGATGACATCCTGGATGCCTTCGGGCAGGCGCAGGAGGAGGCGGGGCAGGGAGGGTGTCCCCAGCGCCTCTACAGCTCAGCCCATGACCACATGGACAGCATCCTGCACACCGACCCTCCCTCGCCCCCCACCCCAGGGGAATCCAGGAAGAG GGGGAGGCGCTCTCCTCGGGGCCGGCGGAGGCAGCAGGGGAACGGCAGTCtgccagacacagacagactgacggACAGAGACCGCCTGCTCACAGACCACAGCGCCACCTACAGGAAATACCCTGGACTCAACAATGTGGCCTACACG tcgGACCCGGATCTACCTCCAGACCACGGCAGCCCCTCCCCTAATGATGAGGTGTTTGACCACGCCCCTCCCCCGCCGCCCTACGTGCCCCCCCAGCCATCCATCGAGGAGGCGCGGCAACAGATGCACTCCCTATTGGACGATGCCTTCGCCCTGGTGTCACCCTCCTCCCAGGGCAGCGTCAGTGTCGGGGTCACGCAG AGGTATGCAGAGTTGGGGATGTCTCCCTCGTCAGTACAAGGCCTGTTGCAGAG gcagGGCATGGGTTCGGGGGCCTATGTTACTGCAGAGGAGCAGCTGCAAGAGTCTGTCTATGCCAACAGGGGGCAGTATGAagagcctccctcctcctccagacCTCGGCCTGTTGGGGGGAGCACAG GTGCTCAGCTGCATCACCTGACTCAGGTGGGGTTGTCGAGCCGGATCAGTGCGTACCCTGGGGTGGGCCGCAGTGTCTCTGGGCCAACAGGCTCCAGCTGGAACCAGCAGCCTTTAGACCAGGACCTCTCCAGACCTGGAGCCAGCAGAGAGAGT gtgctGTCGTTCCCTGAGTTCTCCTCCCCCGCTGTGTTTCAGATGCCCAGCTCCTCTCTGGGAGACCATTCTGTCCCCCCGATGCTCCTGGCCCCTCCCACTCCAGAGTTCCCCCTAGACGAGTCCTCCCCCTCAGCCCAAAGCTCCGCCTCCCTCATCAAGGCCATCAGGGAGGAGCTACGACGACTCGCCCAGAAACAGGTTGCGGTGGCCAGCACCTACTCCTAG